In Aedes albopictus strain Foshan chromosome 3, AalbF5, whole genome shotgun sequence, the following are encoded in one genomic region:
- the LOC109406508 gene encoding protein embryonic gonad, with translation MNQQCKVCGEPAAGFHFGAFTCEGCKSFFGRTYNNLSSISECKNNGECVINKKNRTACKACRLRKCLVVGMSKSGSRYGRRSNWFKIHCLLQEQQAHKNNNNNNSLTSNNNDTGSSNNNSTSNNGSSNNTSPSLLPNGFLPTNFLSNLCNNNNNNNNVTVKKELKRPSSPSDSGASSADPEESSSFKDPFHGSSNRTTISPKVELPEVTLTKISPKVSRTSSTSSCSTNTTTDSFRPLMDRISPYLPHGPYRPETTPYFPMPFVMPPVSLALIATGKHDHEQHEPIDLSMKSKSSSSSGSPLRLGSTSPLIADVNDSEDLPSSVEVPRPVPLDLTFTRSKTLSG, from the coding sequence TCGTTCTTCGGTCGCACGTATAATAATTTGTCATCGATTTCGGAATGCAAAAACAACGGCGAGTGTGTCATCAACAAGAAGAATCGCACCGCCTGCAAGGCGTGTCGGCTGCGTAAATGCCTGGTCGTCGGGATGTCCAAAAGCGGTTCCCGATATGGACGGCGTTCGAATTGGTTCAAGATTCATTGTCTACTCCAGGAGCAGCAAGCCCACAAAAATAACAACAACAATAATAGCTTGACCAGTAATAACAATGATACCGGCAGCAGCAATAATAACAGCACCAGCAACAATGGAAGCAGCAATAACACGTCGCCCAGTTTGCTCCCGAATGGATTTCTTCCCACCAACTTTCTCAGCAACTTGTgcaacaataacaataataacaacaacGTCACAGTGAAAAAGGAACTAAAAAGACCAAGCTCGCCGAGCGATTCAGGGGCATCGTCTGCCGACCCGGAGGAAAGTTCCAGCTTCAAGGATCCCTTCCATGGGAGCAGCAATCGAACGACGATCTCCCCAAAGGTAGAGCTGCCGGAAGTGACCCTAACCAAAATTAGTCCGAAGGTCAGTCGGACCTCCTCCACTTCTTCGTGCTCAACCAACACCACCACGGACAGCTTTCGACCTCTGATGGATCGAATCTCTCCGTATCTCCCTCACGGTCCGTATCGACCAGAGACCACTCCGTACTTTCCGATGCCTTTCGTTATGCCACCGGTGTCCCTCGCTCTGATCGCCACAGGAAAGCACGATCATGAGCAGCACGAGCCCATTGATCTTTCCATGAAATCGAAGTCGTCGAGCTCGTCTGGATCTCCACTCCGGTTAGGATCCACCTCTCCGCTCATAGCGGACGTCAACGACTCGGAAGACCTGCCATCTTCAGTGGAAGTTCCACGCCCGGTGCCGCTGGATCTAACCTTCACGCGATCAAAAACCTTATCCGGGTGA